The genomic interval TCTGCTGACACCCTATTGCCGCCAGTTATACGATCTGACGTCACGCTACGTCACGGATGACCCAAACAAGGGGGCTACTCCTGGTTCTTCCATTCTTCGGGTCGCATTGGTTGCTGTTGCTACTTGCATTACGTCAAAAATCgcactataaaaaaaatatcgttCCATCCTAGGTAAATTGTTTCATACAAGTGGAAAGTCTTCAAAGTATCCTGCGTTTTGGGTTCAAATGTTGATGCACGGAAATAATATGAGCTGTCAAAAGTCAGAATTAATCAGGGGCTCCGAATTCCAATGAGACATAGGGTTGACTTCAAGAAACTGAAGGTGTTTACAGCAATGTACGGGAAAATGTGAGCATATCTCATTCGTTGTGTGTTGTCTGAAATCTAGTAAATTTCTTGCCCAGCTCAGGTCATAATTACTTAATTAAGAcctacgtatatatatatatatatatatatatatatatatatatatatatatatatatatatatatatatatatatatatatatatatatatatacaccgtGAGGTAAACATCGTGACCAGGAAACAACCGACTTGCGGACAACGAAGATTAAGTGACACAATATGAATGGCTTAAAACAAACGTTTGGAAGGCAAATCTAATCTACTAAGACGGAAAGATTGCTTCCAAAAGAATATACAGTCTACTTTTCACTGAAGTGTTATGTAGCGTTCATATTTCAATAATTTTCCATCTGATGCTCTTTTAAAAAATCCGAGTCGACTTCCATTAGCTCTAAATGCTATATGTTTTTACATCATGTCATGAATACTATCTACTTGAGAATAACATTAGCGGTAGACTGATGCAGCGACTGTGTTATGTATTGATgtagaatgtgttttttttaatcatcaCTCATATTTTTAAGGcaagagaaacaaaaaacactaaaataaagtgtatatcagatgaaaaaccatttaaaactttccaggaaaatagttatttttctttctttaaagaTTACAGATTAAAATTATGTAATAAGATTAGATTGTATGGTAGTGTGAAAAAACTCGTTTCAAGGAATGTTCCGGACAtgtattcatagatctatatgttatatatgcattttaaatgatgaaggtcaccatagaatctaatGTTTAATAAGCATTTTACCATCTTgaacaaattcaaacaaaataaatccaacattttCTATATCTATACatcattttagtgttgtctttgtttataatgtatttttgttggttttgtgaccttctgaaaatattacaaaactatTTGTGCATATATAGCCTTAAACGTCTTTACATGAGTGCAACTTCTGTACGATAAATTTAGGTAGCATAacttttatttgattacatAATGTTTACTTTTGTACAAGGTGCTTTTGTTAGTTTTGTCATCTATTGAAATAAACTTTTGCTGAAAGGTAGAGAGGTTTAAAGTGCTATCTGCTGTCGTGACTGTAAACTCGTGATCAGTGAGGCGTGAGATCAAATCTATCCCTGGCTGATTTGGCTGCAATGTATTGTTTGTAAAATTAATCAAGTACTAAACGCGTGTTCAATGATACCCTCAGACAGGCAATTTACACACTCCCCCTCTCTCCCCCCTTTAGACAATCTAACCATCGCTGATACCACTTATCTTccataaatactgaaacaaGTCAGCTCGTCAAAGgtcggaaagttcgtcagtaacttacaaaaggtaggtggtttagCACGAGCACTCCGTTTTCCTGCACCATTAAATTTGAACGCCATCGTACAACTGAATTTCAGGCAGCCAAACTGAAAGCTGGAGCCTTTTGTTTTTGGTCGGattattattcttttcaaaatttgatttttgtcttctttgtgGAAAACTGTAGACCAGACCTGGTATTCATTTACACTGTTCATTACCAAATATCTTGCGCTATAGGCCATGGTATATGGAAGTTTTAAGTACCGTTGACCGCCATATTAaagacatataggcctacatagaaaTCCTTGGAGAAATTCTTCTCAAAAACCGCTTATCTGGTCGTCTTAAATATAATGCGCAAGTGCAAACCTAATCAAATGgtctgaaaactgttgaagctTCGGCTCAAAAACGACCTATACATTTGAATCTTTAAATAAAACTATGCAGCGGGGCGTGGTTTGGCATATTGAATACGAAtctggtttttatttttgtgaccGCGATTTAGTTTTcttgttaattttaaattttcatttcatttttttatttcactagaTATGCAGTCGACACAGGAAATCATTTTGCACCAGATGCATACATCAACAGTTATAATGATGTGCCGCTCCCTAATGGGCACAGAAACCCCAAAGGGGAAACTGTGCGGTTCTTCTTTTTTCGCGtttttggaggtcacgtgactgaAAGAACGTGAGTTGGAACCCATTGCCTGTATGAAGCTGAAAGAATTAAACAGGAAAGAATTTTATGTTGTTCTCTGCAAACATTGTGGAGCTCTAATAATAAGTTCATAAGGTAGGGCCGTCCAAAATTAAAAGATTGACTTTTACCTCATATACACTCTACATCTTCGATGCATACGCTTTCTCCCTCTTTGTTTGTAGCAGTGGGTAGGAGAAACAGAAGTTCATCAAATCAGCCAGATTCCCCCAAGCTGACAACAATTATGCTTCAAAACCGACCTGCTCTAGAGCAAGAGCTCTACCTCAGTAGTAGAGTATGCGCGTTTGGTGTCGCATTGAGGAGTGagtttttgtggttttgaggagggtgttttttgtgtgtgtcaggTGTGTGTCAGATAGTGGTgatggtgggttttttccacgacGGGGTGTGTATACTAGAGTTGAGTGTAGTATAATAGAGTACAGTATAGTAGTGGTGGTAGTGGGAGTggaaaaaagaggcaaaacgtcggcttgtaaagttgagtgggacagctctttgtcgccaaaaacggaccaatgggtgagcgggatttgccccaaaacggaccaatggatggcccccaaaacggaccaatcaccGCGCGAGAAGAGGGTATGGAAGAAAAAATGGACGCGTGTCTCAGAGAAGTCAGTAAACAGTACCGAACAGCAGACATTCATAAGGCCGGATGTACATCAACAACAGACGGAGCAGTTACGTCCCGTATTCCATATTATACTGATCGCAGAGGCCCACTGCATCCACACGTGagcaaatacatatacatagcagccagaaaagcagaaattgtAAGTGCATCTACTGAAGAGTAAGCCCAAACGCGGCGTCTTCAGGTCACTGATTCCTTACAGCCATGGTCGATCCCAGAATCAAGCCTGTAGTAATCAAGGCGGGTGTGGTCACCAGGTAAGTCTGACTTTTTCTTAGGCGTGTCATGTATACTTAACAGGTTCTGTATATTAAACCAGCAGATACAggtgaaagaaaattaaacgaaatttcaaaatgaaaaaagaaaaaaaaaattcactctatttgttaaaatatgccgtctttattataacacattataatACAAACCTTTCTCATACGAGGCATGTTTAGGCAGGTGTTTAGTTTACAGGCCCTAAtctaagttatacatgtacatccatgtcTGAAAGATTGAAGTGCCGGATCAATATACTTGTACCGTAGGTCATCCATGGCTGATCACATGATCTGTTGGAAGAGTTCCACAGGTGGGTCGGAGTGGTTGGCATAGCATGGAGCTGTTGGAGCTGctccactcgactttacaagccgacgttttgctcCTTGTCGCGCTCATTGGTCTGTCATGTCCCTCGCTCATTGGACGTCGCAGTGCGAAGGTTTGCCTGGAACATGATAAGCTGTTCTAGAAGACAATGCAGAAGCTAGAACCAcgcgaaaacaaaatttgttttttctatttttgaatattacacaggacaatgcctgttgtcaaatcgatgtcagcgatagtagATTGGATTTGGGTCATTTTCAACCACCCAGATAGCCTTAGTGTTTTTTGCAGaactcatgtgatgtttttttttgtacaacataacgctAGACATGCaggccgtcgactaaaactgacatttATCATACGAGCATGCAGTATAAagacatgccgtatttcgttcagtagtatacagaataggagttctggcacaccctccccctgggccctccccagaacaaaatagaggcccccagccccttctcatgttctattagacataccaattgcaccaggtataCGTCGAtaaattcaacaacaacatgccaaagggtagCAATAATTGccagtggcttctcatcggtTCCACGGGGCTCCGTGGTAAAAGTTGTCTGTGGGAGTACTGCGGGGTTCACCTAGCCCGTCTGCGGAAgagtcctggcacccagccatgtattagctgtagccggggtgttaaaaaccgatttcggctttgcgggGACTGCGGATACAATAATGTCCAGACGTGTGAAAGGCAGcggaggcgcaaggctttcttggacgagttcaaacggctggcggctatcaaAATTCCCTATTAGCAGGGTTCGTACGCTGCCTTAATTTCCTTAAAAGTCTTTAATATTCGTTGTGTTTAATTAAGGACCttaaaaaccttaaaatttgataaaagtGAGATCAGGGTCtttaaaagtctttaaaaattataaactgcaaccagtgaaaaaaattattgctGAGTAATTAATATTACAAGCTAACAATTAAGAATCATCCACGAAAATCATACGGTTAGACACCATATTTCAGAAACCCCATTTGAGCCCCTTCACACGAAAATTGCCGAGTGTTGCAGATTGTAATATCGGAAACAGAACCACATCATAAGTAGTCATTGAAAAAGCTGGTTTCCGAAACCGGAAATTGCGCGGGTTCTCAGGAAAGTTTTCTGACGGGATTGGTTTGAATCGAGGAAGCCGTAGTATGTGAACTTGCtaacaatgttaaacatgcCTGGCTATTGTTTGTTCCACGAAATATGGCTGGAAAACAGTGAATATGTCGGGTGGTTGGAAAAAGATCCAGATAAACACAAGGCGAGATGTAAAGTTTGTGTCAAATCATTTGGCCTGGGCACAATGGGGGAAGCAGCATTACGAGTCCACATGTCTGGCAAAAAGCACATTGCTCTGATGCGCAGTAAAATGTCCTTGCGGACCCCATCCATAACGGATTTTATTAGTTCCCAGAGGCCAACAGATGAGGCAGGTAGCAGTCAACCTTCTGCAGCTGCTGGTCCGTCACGGCCGatgccacaacaacaacaacaacaaggtaATGTGTGGTCCATGCTGGTTATATTTCGAATCAGGGGGGACAACTTATGACAAACTTGATGTAAATACATGAGTAGTCCCCCCTTAATAATACAGTTTCACATAACAACTATACGTTAATATTATAAACAGTTCTGGGTTCTGCATGCCCTGTATTTGTGCACAGTAGCAAATTTGTATTATTCAGGGAAGGCACCATCGAATTAAGTTTGTCAATAGTTGTTCCCttcctcttttttgtttttcagtatctatctaatatttcagattttaatggaagagaaagaaaatcattaacaggttgtaattatttttaaattcatgtttttcaaaTCGACCAATCAGCTCAACATTAACATCATTTGTGGAGAGAGAGGAGACTGTCAAAGCAGAGATCATATGCAGGGTTTTACCTGGCTGTAATTTTTGTGGGGTCCAATGGACCCCATTCAGAAAAAAAGTGGGGTCCCACATACCATAATGGGGGTCcaatgaatttttaatatataaatgacctataaaaacacatatatatatatattaatgacctttgtgctctgtttatttttttcaatgttacaAAGACTTTTTCTCTATCATGAAAGTCAAACTCTCAATTTATGTTATGATTATCACTTATATAGTCACTGAGTGGCCTTGAGTGACAGTCTGACTAACTGTACACTGAGAGAACTTATTAATGAGGAAGtctttttttcatgtcagtgaaaattttgGCTGCTCTGGCAAAGTCAAAGTGCTCCACACTGCCACCATTCAGTTTGATAAACATCAGCCTGTTTAGACGTTCTGGGGTTATCCGGTTCCTGGATTTGTTCTTGATTGCATTTTGGATGGAAAATCCCCTCTCACATGgggcagaggaaactggaaGCACCAATGCAATTTTGCCATGTAACACAAAGTCAGGAAACTCTTCATTGAACTCTCTGAtcaacactttcacaaaagcTTCAAATGAAAGCACTTGGTATGACTTAACTAAGTGTTTGAACTGTAGAAAGCTAGCTTCCATTCTCTCTTTGTTAACAAGCTCTTGGTAAAACTCTACTAACACACCAAACCGCCATAATCTAAGAGGTTAAGGTCACTAGGGTATCGCCCTGGGTTGAACAGGACATCAAAACATTCAAGCTTGTCTAACATGTCACTGGGAAACCTGTCATCAAGGTTACTGCTGAGCTTATCCAGGTAGGTATTTCTGATATCATTAAACCTTTGCCTGAGAATGTTATTATCTGTAACATTCACATCATGGTACTTGGCGGCCTCTCCTGTTGTTGGCATCTCACCCAAAGCATTGAGGACTTCCGTAACCTTGCTGGACCCTTTTCTCATGTCAGTCAATGTGTTCTTGGCAGAAGTAACACTGTGTTTGATATGAGAAAGGTTGACGGCATCTTTCTGGAACGTAAGACTTAGAATTCCAATGGCTGTTAAAATGTCAATGAGGAGGGCTGTGAACAACAGGAACAATGAATTGCCAATAAATTTCGATAGTCCTACTGCTTTCGGTGATTTTTCCGCATCAAGGGAGAGCATAATGGCACAATAACTGTCTAGAATCATTTTCACAGCAGACTCAATAGAAAGCCAACGAACAGATGTGGGTTGCACGATTTGTTTTGCCTTGCCGTTAAGAACAGTTTGTAGCTGTCTTAGCTTATCGTATCTGACAGAAGAATCCCTGTAAAACTGATAGAGTGAGTGGATCATGGCGTGATAGTTCTTGCAATACTCAATCGACTTTCCTGCCTGGGATACAGCTAAATTCAAACGGTGAGCCACGCAGTGGATATGGACAATATTCTTATTTCGACGGCCCAGTTTTGCGCCGAGTCCATTGTGACGACCAGTCATTACAGCCGCTCCGTCAGTTCCCAGACCAAGGACTTTCTGCATGTCATCCTGGCAAATGTTTTTCCTTTCCAAAACTAAGATAATGGCAGTTTCAATACCAGCAGCGGTACCGTCTGTTATACGTTCATTGCCTATAAACGACACATGCACTTCTCCATTGTCAATGTATCTAACAtaaatggcatttttttttccactgatacATCACAGGTCTCGTCCAACATTATGCCAGTGAAGTCACTTGCCTGTAATTTGTCAAGAATGCTTTC from Liolophura sinensis isolate JHLJ2023 chromosome 3, CUHK_Ljap_v2, whole genome shotgun sequence carries:
- the LOC135463528 gene encoding zinc finger protein 862-like, which codes for MQKVLGLGTDGAAVMTGRHNGLGAKLGRRNKNIVHIHCVAHRLNLAVSQAGKSIEYCKNYHAMIHSLYQFYRDSSVRYDKLRQLQTVLNGKAKQIVQPTSVRWLSIESAVKMILDSYCAIMLSLDAEKSPKAVGLSKFIGNSLFLLFTALLIDILTAIGILSLTFQKDAVNLSHIKHSVTSAKNTLTDMRKGSSKVTEVLNALGEMPTTGEAAKYHDVNVTDNNILRQRFNDIRNTYLDKLSSNLDDRFPSDMLDKLECFDVLFNPGRYPSDLNLLDYGGLVC